A DNA window from Betaproteobacteria bacterium contains the following coding sequences:
- a CDS encoding HAMP domain-containing histidine kinase, with protein sequence MRSKEAAEQANVAKSEFLANMSHELRTPMHAILSFAQLGAEKSRDTTLPKIPQYFGRIRESGQRLLKLLNDLLDLSKLEAGRMNYEFRHHPVKVIVDGVIAELETLAQQSDVKVRSEYEAHDLTAYCDGDRISQVIRNLLANALKFTPRGKSVTLSVTRTLLPAGRGSGDAQGLPGVEVRVCDEGVGIPENELELIFGKFMQSSKTKSGAGGTGLGLAISREIAEQHGGYIAAFNHPAGGAVFIFALRSGPLPGLELEPVRAFAAGIADTRTIQICLEKDVNSDRQ encoded by the coding sequence ATGCGGTCTAAAGAAGCCGCCGAACAGGCGAACGTGGCGAAATCGGAGTTTCTCGCCAACATGTCCCACGAATTACGCACCCCCATGCACGCCATATTGTCCTTCGCGCAACTCGGTGCGGAGAAGAGCCGGGATACAACTCTCCCCAAGATCCCGCAATACTTCGGCCGCATCCGCGAGAGCGGCCAGCGCTTATTGAAATTGCTCAACGATCTGTTGGACTTGTCAAAGCTGGAAGCCGGGCGGATGAACTACGAATTTCGCCACCATCCCGTCAAGGTCATCGTCGACGGGGTGATCGCGGAGTTGGAAACCTTGGCGCAACAAAGCGATGTGAAGGTGCGTAGCGAATACGAAGCGCATGACTTGACCGCTTATTGTGACGGGGACAGGATTTCGCAAGTAATTCGAAATTTGCTCGCCAATGCCTTGAAATTCACCCCTCGGGGCAAGTCCGTGACGTTGAGCGTAACCCGAACCCTATTGCCCGCGGGGCGCGGAAGTGGCGACGCCCAGGGGCTGCCAGGCGTGGAGGTGCGTGTGTGCGATGAGGGCGTTGGAATTCCGGAAAACGAACTCGAACTGATCTTCGGCAAGTTCATGCAAAGCAGCAAGACCAAGAGCGGTGCGGGTGGCACGGGGCTAGGTTTGGCGATTTCGCGGGAAATCGCCGAGCAGCACGGGGGCTATATCGCCGCTTTCAATCATCCGGCCGGCGGGGCGGTGTTCATCTTTGCCCTGCGCAGCGGACCACTGCCGGGGCTTGAGCTTGAACCCGTCCGGGCTTTCGCGGCGGGGATTGCGGATACGCGAACGATTCAAATATGCTTGGAAAAGGACGTTAACAGTGACCGTCAGTAA